A single genomic interval of Actinomycetes bacterium harbors:
- a CDS encoding DUF2905 domain-containing protein yields MAGVGITLVVVGAVLWLAGRLGLGRLPGDVVVRRGSFTVVFPLATSLLLSLVATILLNLWLRSR; encoded by the coding sequence GTGGCTGGGGTCGGGATCACCCTGGTGGTGGTGGGCGCCGTGTTGTGGCTGGCCGGCCGGCTCGGGCTCGGCCGGCTCCCAGGCGACGTGGTGGTGCGCCGGGGCTCCTTCACGGTCGTGTTCCCGCTCGCCACCAGTCTGCTGCTCAGCCTGGTGGCAACCATCCTGCTGAATCTGTGGCTCCGTAGCCGCTGA